In one Pseudomonadota bacterium genomic region, the following are encoded:
- a CDS encoding 2-hydroxyacid dehydrogenase, translating into MKVLIREQDKETRLSHLPSMLSSAWSIEAINHIESDLWFAQLQTADAVISMQWTDPNIPCNNLKLLQLPGAGLDGLDFRTIPAHTSVCNVFEHEIPIAEFVIAAILQWVTHINTLDRNMRKNNWSGSSLFGPTHEELCGKTIGIIGYGHIGREVAKRIKPFGVHVIGCGPRKPVSGEKPDTFYLIDHLDTVLGLCDFILISTPLTEETEGLISKSEFKKMKKTAVIINVARGSIINEGALYQACKEKQIGGAVIDTWYQYPDNISEQIPPSRFNFNELDNVIMSPHASAWTNSLIYRRTKFIAENLNRLARGEPLLNIVKHSDKIK; encoded by the coding sequence ATGAAAGTACTAATCAGAGAGCAAGATAAAGAAACGCGCTTAAGTCACCTACCTTCAATGTTAAGTTCAGCCTGGTCAATCGAAGCGATCAATCATATTGAATCTGATCTATGGTTTGCGCAACTCCAAACAGCCGATGCAGTCATTTCGATGCAATGGACTGACCCTAACATTCCTTGCAATAATTTAAAACTACTCCAATTACCTGGAGCGGGACTTGATGGCCTAGATTTCCGGACGATTCCCGCACACACATCAGTATGCAATGTCTTTGAACATGAAATACCCATCGCGGAATTCGTTATCGCTGCAATATTACAATGGGTGACTCACATCAACACATTAGACCGCAACATGCGAAAAAATAATTGGTCTGGATCTTCTCTATTTGGACCGACGCATGAAGAACTCTGCGGTAAAACTATTGGCATTATAGGTTATGGGCATATTGGAAGAGAAGTTGCCAAGCGTATAAAGCCCTTTGGCGTCCACGTGATTGGGTGCGGACCGAGAAAACCAGTATCAGGAGAAAAGCCAGATACCTTCTACCTAATTGATCATCTTGATACCGTTCTAGGGCTATGTGATTTTATTCTGATATCAACGCCACTAACAGAAGAAACTGAAGGGTTGATTTCAAAATCAGAATTCAAAAAAATGAAAAAAACAGCCGTTATCATTAATGTGGCCAGAGGTTCTATTATTAACGAGGGTGCTCTCTATCAAGCCTGTAAAGAAAAGCAGATTGGTGGCGCAGTGATTGACACGTGGTATCAGTACCCAGACAACATTTCAGAACAGATACCACCCTCTCGCTTTAACTTCAATGAGCTCGATAACGTCATCATGTCGCCTCATGCATCCGCCTGGACCAATTCACTCATCTATCGCAGAACAAAATTCATTGCAGAAAATTTAAATCGCCTAGCGAGAGGGGAGCCATTACTTAATATCGTCAAACATTCAGATAAAATAAAATAA
- a CDS encoding acyl-CoA dehydrogenase: MASFDWQDPFRLNDQLEDDERLIAGSAREFCMKQLSPRIIEANRNESFDRSIFDEMGEMGFLGSTITGYGCAGVNHVSYGLIAREIERIDSGYRSMMSVQSSLVMYPIFTYGSEEQRQKYLPDLASGKKIGCFGLTEPDYGSDAGGMTTRATKAPGGWKLHGAKMWITNSPVADVLIVWAKDDSGTIRGFILERGMTGLDTPKISGKFSLRASITGEIVMDDVFVPDENLLPNVKGLTGPFGCLNKARYGIAWGALGAAEYCWMAAREYTLNRKQFGRPLAATQLVQKKLADMQTEISIGLQATLRVGRLLDRDEAAPELISLIKRNSCGKALDIARASRDMHGGNGISDEYQVIRHVMNLEAVNTYEGTHDVHALILGRAQTGIQAFTGA, encoded by the coding sequence ATGGCTTCATTCGACTGGCAAGATCCTTTCCGACTCAATGATCAACTAGAGGATGACGAGCGACTCATAGCCGGTAGTGCTCGGGAATTTTGCATGAAACAACTCTCACCTAGAATTATCGAGGCTAATCGAAATGAAAGCTTTGACCGATCTATTTTTGATGAAATGGGTGAGATGGGCTTTTTGGGGTCTACCATAACTGGCTATGGATGCGCTGGTGTTAACCACGTATCCTATGGACTGATCGCTAGAGAAATCGAACGCATCGACTCTGGCTATAGATCTATGATGAGCGTTCAATCCAGTCTGGTGATGTATCCAATATTCACCTACGGTAGCGAGGAGCAGCGCCAAAAATATCTACCGGACCTAGCTTCTGGAAAGAAGATTGGGTGTTTCGGATTGACTGAACCCGATTATGGCTCTGATGCTGGGGGCATGACCACGCGAGCGACTAAAGCACCCGGAGGCTGGAAGCTTCATGGTGCAAAAATGTGGATCACCAATTCGCCTGTTGCAGATGTTCTGATTGTTTGGGCTAAAGATGATTCTGGAACTATCCGTGGATTCATCTTAGAGCGCGGCATGACAGGGCTCGACACACCCAAGATCTCCGGGAAATTCAGTCTCCGCGCATCAATCACTGGAGAAATCGTGATGGACGATGTCTTTGTGCCTGACGAAAATCTATTACCCAATGTGAAAGGGTTAACAGGTCCATTTGGCTGTTTGAATAAAGCAAGATACGGTATTGCTTGGGGAGCCCTAGGCGCCGCTGAATATTGTTGGATGGCAGCAAGGGAATATACTTTAAATCGGAAACAATTTGGCCGGCCTTTAGCAGCGACTCAGCTTGTTCAGAAAAAACTCGCGGATATGCAGACAGAGATCAGCATCGGGCTACAAGCCACATTACGAGTTGGTCGACTGCTAGATCGGGATGAGGCCGCGCCAGAATTGATATCACTCATCAAACGAAATTCGTGCGGCAAAGCCTTAGATATCGCTCGCGCCTCTCGAGACATGCATGGTGGGAATGGCATCTCAGACGAATACCAAGTGATCCGACATGTAATGAACTTAGAAGCTGTGAATACCTATGAGGGTACCCACGACGTACATGCACTGATTCTTGGGCGCGCCCAAACAG
- the queA gene encoding tRNA preQ1(34) S-adenosylmethionine ribosyltransferase-isomerase QueA yields the protein MHISQFNFNLPDELIAQEPLASRSLSRLLVSTESKETFDDAHFVDLIDFLTEDDLLVFNDTRVMRARLKGAKDTGGEVEVMIDQILSSTRFKCLIRASRRPKIGQNIHIASDTIFTVISFFDGVFELESSIDIYDCLARHGDIPLPPYIRRQPDESDLDRYQTVYAKNPGAVAAPTAGLHFDQDMLEKLAQKNIKMTYLTLHVGVGTFKPVAVENVLDHNMHSERYFFPSDAAAHVSETKAKGGRVCAVGTTSLRVLESVCNEGELRVGEGSTNLFITPGYAFKVVDCLITNFHLPKSTLFMLVSAFMGTDKMRRAYQHAIDEKYRFFSYGDAMLLVR from the coding sequence ATGCATATTTCGCAATTTAATTTTAATTTACCCGATGAGCTGATTGCTCAGGAACCTCTTGCGTCTCGCAGCCTTAGCCGGTTGTTAGTGTCCACAGAGAGCAAAGAAACTTTTGATGATGCGCACTTTGTTGACCTTATTGATTTTTTAACAGAGGATGATTTACTAGTTTTTAATGATACGAGGGTTATGAGGGCTCGTTTAAAAGGAGCCAAAGACACTGGTGGGGAAGTTGAGGTCATGATTGACCAAATTTTGTCTTCAACCCGATTTAAATGTCTAATTCGAGCCAGTCGGCGACCCAAGATTGGACAGAATATTCATATTGCTAGCGATACGATCTTTACCGTTATCAGCTTTTTTGATGGGGTATTTGAATTGGAGTCCTCAATAGATATATATGACTGTTTGGCTCGGCATGGTGATATACCCCTGCCCCCATATATACGTCGTCAACCTGATGAATCAGACTTAGATCGGTATCAAACTGTTTACGCGAAGAATCCAGGCGCGGTCGCCGCACCCACGGCTGGACTGCATTTTGACCAAGATATGTTGGAAAAACTAGCTCAAAAAAATATAAAAATGACTTATCTGACTCTCCATGTTGGTGTGGGTACTTTTAAGCCTGTTGCTGTGGAAAATGTGTTAGACCACAACATGCATTCCGAGCGTTATTTTTTTCCATCAGATGCGGCGGCTCACGTCTCTGAAACCAAAGCAAAAGGAGGACGAGTTTGTGCTGTGGGCACAACGAGTCTTCGTGTTTTGGAAAGTGTTTGTAACGAGGGTGAGCTAAGGGTGGGGGAAGGTTCAACGAATTTATTTATCACTCCCGGGTATGCATTTAAAGTTGTAGATTGTTTAATTACTAACTTTCATTTGCCCAAATCGACATTGTTTATGTTGGTTTCCGCCTTTATGGGTACCGATAAGATGAGACGGGCTTACCAACATGCAATTGACGAAAAATATAGATTTTTCAGTTATGGCGATGCGATGTTGTTAGTTAGATGA
- the tgt gene encoding tRNA guanosine(34) transglycosylase Tgt yields MTLEFTVLATDGLARRGRLTLAHGVVDTPTFMPVGTYGAVKGMRPHQIEEAGADVILGNTFHLWLRPGLAVIEAHGGLHRFVGWNKPILTDSGGFQVFSLGALRKISEEGVSFRSPVDGAQCFLTPEESMRIQRSMNSDIVMAFDECTPYPVTKLEAGDSMRLSMRWAKRSQEAHQGNANALFGIIQGGMYEDLREESIEKLITLDFDGYAIGGLSVGEPKEDMRRIMSFVSPRMPKDKPRYLMGVGTPTDLVKAVAAGIDMFDCVLPTRNARNGWLYTSTGIVKLRNAVYRFDEKPLDENCLCYTCKTFSRAYLHHLQRIDEMLGAHLNTVHNLHFYQSLMKGLRLAIESGRLKDHINTLDFLVG; encoded by the coding sequence ATGACTTTAGAGTTTACAGTTTTGGCAACCGATGGGCTAGCAAGAAGAGGGAGATTAACGCTTGCGCATGGGGTTGTTGACACGCCTACCTTTATGCCTGTGGGGACTTATGGTGCCGTTAAAGGTATGCGTCCCCATCAAATTGAGGAGGCGGGCGCGGATGTGATTCTTGGTAATACGTTTCATTTATGGCTCCGGCCCGGATTGGCTGTGATTGAGGCTCATGGAGGCTTGCATCGATTCGTTGGTTGGAATAAGCCCATATTGACCGATTCCGGTGGATTTCAAGTGTTCAGTCTCGGCGCCCTTCGAAAGATTTCAGAAGAAGGCGTATCTTTTCGGTCGCCCGTTGATGGTGCGCAGTGTTTCCTCACCCCTGAAGAGTCTATGAGAATCCAGCGTTCAATGAACTCAGACATTGTGATGGCATTTGATGAATGCACGCCTTATCCGGTAACCAAATTAGAGGCTGGGGACTCTATGCGTTTGAGCATGCGGTGGGCCAAACGAAGTCAAGAGGCTCATCAAGGCAATGCGAATGCACTCTTTGGGATCATTCAGGGCGGTATGTATGAAGATTTAAGGGAAGAGAGTATTGAAAAATTAATTACGCTTGATTTTGATGGTTACGCTATTGGAGGCTTATCGGTTGGGGAGCCCAAAGAGGACATGCGACGGATTATGTCATTTGTGTCGCCTCGGATGCCAAAAGATAAGCCAAGATATCTTATGGGGGTGGGAACTCCGACAGATTTAGTGAAAGCGGTAGCTGCTGGGATTGACATGTTTGACTGCGTACTGCCTACTAGAAATGCGAGAAATGGCTGGTTATATACGTCAACCGGTATTGTTAAATTAAGAAACGCAGTTTATCGCTTTGATGAGAAGCCGCTGGACGAAAACTGCTTGTGCTATACCTGTAAAACTTTTTCTAGGGCCTACCTGCACCACCTTCAACGTATTGACGAAATGCTTGGCGCGCATCTCAATACTGTACACAATTTACATTTTTATCAGAGCCTTATGAAAGGGTTGCGGTTAGCCATTGAGTCCGGTCGCCTTAAAGATCATATTAATACATTAGATTTTTTGGTTGGTTAA